In Saccharothrix violaceirubra, the following are encoded in one genomic region:
- a CDS encoding NUDIX domain-containing protein, whose protein sequence is MTTTSPALGPLVGVYGLVGHDERLLVVRDPDATAYRLPGGLVRAGEAVEDALRRNLRTGLDACAAHLDFCAVVELREQYAGTQPTVFELALLFDVTLTDPSAVRVDHGEARWATDIELGHLDLRPSALADRLRSGGPTREQPWWPALP, encoded by the coding sequence ATGACCACCACCTCGCCCGCCCTCGGCCCGCTCGTCGGGGTGTACGGCCTCGTCGGACACGACGAGCGTCTTCTGGTCGTCCGCGACCCCGACGCCACTGCCTACCGGCTGCCGGGCGGCCTCGTACGAGCCGGTGAAGCTGTCGAGGACGCCCTGCGGCGCAACCTGCGGACAGGGCTCGACGCCTGCGCGGCCCACCTGGATTTCTGCGCCGTCGTGGAACTGCGCGAGCAGTACGCGGGCACGCAACCCACCGTCTTCGAGCTGGCCCTGCTGTTCGACGTGACTCTCACCGACCCCAGTGCGGTCCGGGTTGACCACGGCGAAGCGCGCTGGGCCACCGACATCGAACTCGGCCACCTGGACCTGCGGCCGTCAGCCCTCGCAGATCGGTTGCGCAGTGGCGGACCGACCCGCGAGCAACCGTGGTGGCCCGCCCTGCCCTGA
- a CDS encoding 6-pyruvoyl trahydropterin synthase family protein — translation MPHKITVEHSFESGHRLPHLGGKCVNLHGHSWSTAVTVSAPELSPEVTVVEFGALKVGLRRWIDEHLDHATMLGARDRLIEPLIAEGSRVFCFGVERPSDVAEQYGHGLPWPTVEAVAVLLGRVAESVLAGLPRSDGAMVERVLVRETRLNTAVYEPAATR, via the coding sequence ATGCCGCACAAGATCACCGTCGAGCATTCGTTCGAGTCCGGGCACCGGCTGCCGCACCTGGGTGGCAAGTGCGTGAATCTGCACGGCCACTCCTGGTCGACTGCGGTGACGGTGAGTGCGCCGGAGCTGAGCCCCGAGGTGACCGTTGTGGAGTTCGGCGCGCTCAAGGTCGGGCTACGACGGTGGATCGACGAGCACCTCGACCACGCCACGATGCTCGGCGCGCGCGACCGGCTGATCGAGCCGCTGATCGCGGAGGGCAGCCGGGTGTTCTGCTTCGGGGTCGAGCGCCCGTCGGACGTTGCCGAGCAGTACGGCCACGGACTGCCGTGGCCCACCGTGGAGGCCGTCGCGGTCTTACTCGGCCGGGTCGCCGAAAGCGTCTTGGCCGGGCTCCCACGCTCCGACGGCGCGATGGTCGAACGGGTCCTGGTCCGTGAGACGCGGCTCAACACAGCCGTCTACGAGCCCGCGGCGACGCGATGA
- a CDS encoding helix-turn-helix domain-containing protein, whose product MAARPLTPLAAAREAAGYTQESLAVTLKVERTTVGRWERGVQSPQPWQRPGLASALQIALDELDDLLRRTARHSTRPTSAAVLASAPIGLELVPPAPPTGDRHEREPVAEIDVIHAAIPRLRRALDRLDLPDDGPTRTPADLHGDIARASDDRLQSRYGNLARRLPDLITELARAGQLGDTADRRHAAALLTLVLRAADGVAFKLGYLDLSARLIDLMRSAAQLAEDPLLLAAVAYVRTETFFANGDLDTAARALELAADHVPGLETASASAAFGALHMRAAVVAGRAGKPDRASDHLREARRAATAVPEGVYQGTAFGPASLRIHELAVSVELRDPPGIERAAVWYPPDTLPAERRSPLLHRPRPRPADARPSRGRLPVPASRPPGRAHPQVRRSLSTLLRTHGAPSTGLLDLAAWARAR is encoded by the coding sequence ATGGCGGCACGGCCACTCACTCCGCTGGCCGCTGCTCGCGAAGCCGCCGGATACACCCAGGAAAGCCTCGCCGTCACGCTGAAGGTCGAGCGCACCACCGTCGGCCGATGGGAACGAGGCGTCCAATCGCCCCAGCCGTGGCAGCGGCCCGGCCTCGCCAGTGCCCTGCAGATCGCCCTCGACGAGTTGGACGACCTGCTGCGCCGCACCGCTCGACACTCCACCAGGCCCACCTCGGCTGCGGTCCTGGCCTCGGCACCGATCGGCCTCGAGCTGGTCCCTCCGGCACCACCCACCGGCGACCGCCACGAGCGCGAACCCGTCGCCGAGATCGACGTCATCCACGCCGCGATCCCGCGCCTACGCCGCGCCCTCGACCGATTGGACCTGCCCGACGACGGGCCCACCAGGACCCCGGCTGACCTACACGGCGACATCGCCCGCGCCAGCGACGACCGACTGCAATCCCGCTACGGCAACCTCGCCCGCCGCCTACCCGACCTCATCACCGAACTCGCCCGCGCCGGCCAGCTCGGCGACACCGCCGACCGCCGCCACGCCGCAGCCCTGCTCACACTGGTGCTGCGCGCCGCCGACGGGGTCGCCTTCAAGCTCGGCTACCTGGACCTATCCGCGCGGCTGATCGACCTGATGCGCTCGGCTGCCCAGCTCGCCGAGGACCCACTGCTGCTGGCCGCAGTGGCGTACGTGCGCACCGAGACCTTCTTCGCCAACGGCGACCTGGACACTGCGGCCCGCGCCCTCGAACTCGCCGCCGACCACGTACCCGGCCTCGAGACCGCTTCCGCCTCGGCTGCCTTCGGCGCCCTGCACATGCGCGCCGCGGTCGTCGCGGGCCGGGCTGGCAAGCCCGATCGCGCCTCCGACCACCTGCGCGAAGCTCGCCGCGCCGCAACCGCCGTCCCCGAGGGCGTCTACCAGGGCACCGCGTTCGGCCCGGCCTCCCTACGCATCCACGAACTCGCTGTCTCGGTCGAACTGCGCGATCCCCCGGGCATCGAACGGGCGGCTGTCTGGTACCCGCCTGACACCCTGCCCGCCGAACGTCGCTCCCCACTACTTCATCGACCTCGCCCGCGCCCAGCTGACGCTCGGCCGTCACGAGGACGCCTACCTGTGCCTGCAAGCCGCCCGCCAGGCCGCGCCCATCCCCAGGTCCGCCGTTCGTTGTCGACCTTGCTGCGTACTCACGGCGCACCGAGCACGGGACTGCTCGACCTCGCTGCCTGGGCTCGTGCTCGTTGA
- a CDS encoding HAD family hydrolase, with translation MVTAVVLDVGETLLDDSREWGAWADWIGVPRHTFSAVLGAVTAAGRDNAETFQYFKPGFDLARERRRREEAGLGEHIEDSDLYPDVRPGLARLRELGLWVGVAGNQTARAAELLRALGLPVDQVATSGEWGVAKPSLEFFTRVAEMVPDGPDETVYVGDHRDNDVVAAKAAGFRTALIRRGPWGYLWADDPLVRRDADWVIDSLHDLPNLLAPH, from the coding sequence ATGGTGACCGCGGTGGTGCTCGACGTGGGCGAGACGTTGCTGGACGACTCGCGCGAGTGGGGTGCGTGGGCCGACTGGATCGGCGTGCCACGTCATACCTTCTCTGCCGTGCTGGGTGCGGTCACCGCTGCCGGTCGGGACAACGCCGAGACGTTCCAGTACTTCAAGCCTGGCTTCGACCTCGCCCGCGAACGGCGGCGCCGGGAAGAGGCCGGCCTGGGTGAGCACATCGAGGACAGCGACCTCTATCCCGACGTCAGGCCCGGCCTGGCGAGGCTGCGGGAGCTCGGCTTGTGGGTAGGAGTGGCCGGGAACCAGACCGCCCGCGCAGCCGAGCTGCTGCGTGCGCTGGGCCTGCCGGTGGACCAGGTCGCGACCTCGGGTGAGTGGGGCGTCGCCAAGCCTTCGCTTGAGTTCTTCACCCGCGTCGCTGAGATGGTGCCCGACGGCCCCGACGAAACGGTGTACGTGGGTGATCACCGGGACAACGACGTCGTCGCGGCGAAGGCGGCGGGGTTTCGCACGGCGTTGATCCGGCGCGGCCCCTGGGGCTACCTCTGGGCTGACGACCCGCTGGTGCGTCGCGACGCCGATTGGGTGATCGACTCCCTGCACGACCTTCCCAATTTGCTGGCGCCGCACTAA
- a CDS encoding site-specific integrase, whose translation MLIYFGRDGGVPGWRVFWVPQDAVRGGVRRAILADWADLAVREDEAGVRAGDPIFLSPDHRVDPLLSQYGQSKRFREYTTETRRNYATDICLFLTFLSGRGRVWTAATERDVEDYEHWRRFAEGNPHRVGGSKWDRELAAFASLYRWAVINHYVRRSPLAMKQVVGREGAVLTVPAARAKDARPSNVHWLTPRTWRRWIEVGLRGHSRDGAPEPGWVGRLEDRNVAFVRLLVTSGLRRAEGGSLLTFEVPVRQVDGARYYRGKVAAEVTRSKKPRTFYVAADAVGEIEAYVESSRAWVVRQAQKKGRYDRLRGRRVVTEVTRGRKPMVRWRDETGVTGERALDDLTARERMRLFAEGPRGLEPLWLWLNEQGLPFQVHSWEGVFTAANRRCERVLTPPNRMGFDPHQVFAPYATPHSARHSFALFMLVVLNTFMDLKYGLSPEERRDFRQLYGDPWFMVQCLLGHASRETTVDRYLAPVADLQLRSMLAGATEAAGPTAAPMPELDVVFARIARESEGIQDLDDRMWTAGGGIA comes from the coding sequence GTGTTGATCTACTTCGGGAGGGACGGTGGCGTGCCGGGCTGGCGGGTGTTCTGGGTGCCGCAGGATGCGGTGCGTGGTGGGGTGCGGCGAGCGATTTTGGCGGATTGGGCGGATCTGGCGGTGAGGGAGGACGAGGCGGGGGTACGAGCGGGGGATCCGATCTTCTTGTCGCCGGACCATCGCGTGGATCCGCTGTTGAGTCAGTACGGGCAGTCGAAGAGGTTCCGCGAGTACACGACGGAGACGCGGCGGAACTACGCCACGGACATCTGTTTGTTTCTGACGTTTCTGTCCGGTCGCGGTCGGGTGTGGACGGCGGCGACGGAGCGGGATGTGGAGGATTACGAGCATTGGCGCCGGTTCGCGGAGGGGAATCCTCACCGGGTCGGTGGCTCGAAGTGGGATCGAGAGCTGGCCGCGTTCGCCAGCTTGTACCGGTGGGCGGTCATCAACCATTACGTGCGGCGCAGCCCGCTGGCGATGAAGCAGGTGGTGGGTCGTGAGGGCGCGGTGTTGACGGTGCCAGCAGCCAGGGCCAAGGATGCGCGGCCGAGCAATGTGCACTGGCTGACGCCGCGGACGTGGCGGCGGTGGATCGAGGTCGGGCTCCGTGGTCACTCCCGTGATGGGGCTCCGGAACCGGGTTGGGTGGGGCGGCTGGAGGACCGCAATGTCGCGTTCGTGCGGCTGTTGGTCACCTCAGGTTTGAGGCGGGCGGAGGGCGGGTCGTTGCTGACGTTCGAGGTGCCGGTGCGTCAGGTGGACGGTGCCCGCTACTACCGCGGCAAGGTTGCTGCCGAGGTGACGCGGTCGAAGAAGCCACGCACGTTCTACGTCGCCGCTGACGCGGTCGGGGAGATTGAGGCGTATGTGGAGTCCTCGCGGGCGTGGGTGGTGCGGCAGGCGCAGAAGAAGGGGCGTTACGACCGATTACGGGGCAGGCGGGTGGTTACCGAGGTGACCAGGGGCCGCAAGCCGATGGTGCGCTGGCGTGACGAGACAGGCGTCACGGGTGAGCGGGCGCTGGATGATCTGACGGCACGGGAGCGGATGCGGCTGTTCGCTGAGGGGCCGCGGGGGCTGGAGCCGTTATGGTTGTGGCTCAACGAGCAGGGCCTGCCGTTCCAGGTGCATTCCTGGGAGGGGGTGTTCACCGCCGCGAACCGGCGCTGTGAGCGGGTGCTGACCCCGCCGAACCGGATGGGCTTCGACCCCCACCAGGTGTTCGCTCCGTACGCCACACCGCATTCGGCGCGGCACTCGTTCGCGCTGTTCATGTTGGTGGTGTTGAACACCTTCATGGATCTGAAGTACGGGTTAAGTCCGGAGGAGCGGCGGGATTTCCGGCAGCTGTACGGGGATCCGTGGTTCATGGTGCAGTGCTTGTTGGGGCACGCGTCGCGGGAGACCACTGTGGACCGGTACCTGGCGCCCGTGGCAGACCTGCAGCTGCGGTCGATGCTGGCCGGTGCTACCGAGGCTGCCGGCCCGACGGCGGCGCCGATGCCTGAGCTGGACGTGGTGTTCGCGCGGATCGCGCGCGAGTCGGAGGGCATCCAGGACCTCGACGATCGCATGTGGACTGCTGGCGGTGGGATCGCGTGA
- a CDS encoding integrase gives MTAPEINADINSGDRYLLPLPEPGTPVVLPQFVVAMHTHLNACYADAAWPLGPLTANPSTYRRVIYWRNCPAVFADELRLAAWTMINGHLRPTFLQTRGARLRSRLSAAQIHETISAWIRLAIWLQARGIRRLADCTTGVLHSYGQHLLSYHTNRSHTHKMLGAVTRLWAFDQLSARPAGIGRAPWDERGADDYLPAATTTGGENETEPLAEQTMGPLLVWAMRMIDDLAEDILAGWAETQRLTQAARTTTGTPHGKATLEAFLAPLLAAGSPLPAGRTQGEVCLAATYLSGITGASRSQIDKLNQREGLAEAAAQRPGPCPLNVPVAGRIAGEPWRQALDFAEAPVLMRHLGTAAFIVCAYLTGMRTGEVLGMRTGCCPDPKPTTGEHADGNNADANTGRHLIRTHEYKNAVDADGNHQSSGVERDVPWVAITPVVNAIRVLERMVPDGSLLFDGRAHDLRYHRPGTGSLKPAAIRHRIEDFVAWANTEALTHHIPGEAIPADPHGPIGTARFRRSLAWHIARRPNGLVALAIQYGHLRTSVSGAYASRGRGGIHELLDMETVRAVADSVADLHDTLENGGGVSGPAARRAIRAAATAPRFAGTVITVRTARRLLANEDAMIYDNPQAFLLCQYKREQALCHRDSVKHTVKDTPGLDHCVPGCGNIVRTDQHAALLRDRAAFLDTRARHTPHPVAERLRTTAGRLRAYADTHDQTRTTLEDTTG, from the coding sequence GTGACCGCCCCGGAGATCAACGCTGACATCAACTCCGGTGACCGGTATCTCCTGCCGCTGCCCGAGCCTGGCACTCCGGTGGTCCTGCCTCAGTTCGTCGTGGCGATGCACACCCACCTCAACGCCTGCTACGCCGACGCCGCCTGGCCGCTCGGCCCGCTGACGGCCAACCCCAGCACGTACCGGAGGGTGATCTACTGGCGCAACTGCCCGGCGGTGTTCGCCGACGAACTGCGGCTGGCCGCCTGGACGATGATCAACGGCCACCTGCGGCCCACGTTCCTGCAGACTCGCGGCGCCCGGCTGCGCTCCCGCCTCAGCGCCGCACAGATACACGAGACGATCTCGGCCTGGATACGACTGGCGATCTGGCTGCAGGCGCGCGGCATCCGCCGTCTCGCCGACTGCACCACCGGCGTCCTGCACTCCTACGGGCAACACCTCTTGAGCTACCACACCAACCGCAGCCACACGCACAAGATGTTGGGCGCGGTAACCCGGCTGTGGGCGTTCGACCAGCTCAGTGCCCGGCCCGCCGGGATCGGGCGGGCCCCGTGGGACGAACGCGGAGCCGATGACTACCTCCCCGCCGCCACGACAACCGGTGGGGAGAACGAGACCGAGCCACTGGCCGAACAAACGATGGGCCCGCTGCTTGTGTGGGCGATGCGCATGATCGACGACCTGGCCGAGGACATCCTCGCCGGCTGGGCCGAGACGCAGCGGCTGACCCAGGCCGCCCGCACCACCACCGGGACACCGCACGGGAAAGCCACATTGGAGGCGTTCCTCGCGCCGCTGCTCGCCGCCGGATCCCCGTTGCCCGCCGGCCGGACCCAGGGCGAGGTCTGTCTCGCCGCTACCTACCTCAGCGGCATCACCGGAGCCTCACGCTCCCAGATCGACAAGCTGAACCAGCGCGAGGGCCTCGCCGAGGCCGCCGCGCAGCGTCCAGGGCCGTGTCCGTTGAACGTCCCGGTCGCCGGCCGGATCGCCGGAGAGCCGTGGCGGCAGGCGCTGGACTTCGCCGAGGCCCCGGTGCTGATGCGACACCTCGGCACAGCGGCGTTCATCGTCTGCGCCTACTTGACCGGGATGCGCACCGGTGAGGTTCTGGGCATGCGCACCGGCTGCTGCCCCGACCCGAAACCCACTACCGGCGAGCACGCGGACGGCAACAACGCCGACGCGAACACGGGGCGGCACCTGATCCGCACCCACGAGTACAAGAACGCCGTCGACGCGGACGGCAACCACCAGTCCAGCGGCGTGGAACGCGACGTGCCCTGGGTGGCGATCACGCCCGTGGTCAACGCGATCCGTGTCCTGGAACGCATGGTCCCCGACGGGAGCCTGCTGTTCGACGGCCGGGCACATGATCTGCGCTACCACCGGCCCGGCACCGGGTCGCTGAAACCGGCGGCCATCCGGCACCGGATCGAGGACTTCGTGGCCTGGGCGAACACCGAGGCCCTCACACACCACATACCAGGCGAGGCGATTCCCGCCGACCCGCACGGCCCGATCGGCACCGCCCGGTTCCGCCGGTCGCTGGCCTGGCACATCGCTCGCCGCCCCAACGGACTGGTCGCCCTGGCCATCCAGTACGGCCACCTGCGCACCTCCGTCTCCGGCGCCTACGCCTCGCGCGGTCGCGGCGGCATTCACGAACTGCTGGACATGGAGACCGTCCGTGCGGTCGCTGACAGCGTCGCTGACCTGCACGACACCCTGGAAAACGGCGGCGGTGTCTCTGGTCCCGCGGCACGACGAGCCATCCGGGCCGCCGCGACGGCCCCGCGCTTCGCCGGCACCGTGATCACGGTCCGCACCGCACGGCGCTTGCTGGCCAACGAAGACGCCATGATCTACGACAACCCGCAAGCCTTCCTGCTCTGCCAGTACAAGCGCGAGCAGGCGCTGTGCCACCGCGACAGCGTCAAGCACACCGTTAAGGACACTCCCGGCCTGGACCACTGCGTCCCCGGCTGCGGCAACATCGTCCGCACCGACCAGCACGCCGCGCTGCTCCGCGACCGCGCTGCCTTCCTCGACACACGCGCACGCCACACCCCACATCCGGTCGCCGAGCGTCTGCGCACCACCGCCGGTCGACTCCGTGCCTACGCCGACACCCACGACCAGACCCGGACCACGCTGGAGGACACCACAGGATGA